A genomic segment from Gopherus evgoodei ecotype Sinaloan lineage chromosome 6, rGopEvg1_v1.p, whole genome shotgun sequence encodes:
- the LOC115653665 gene encoding phospholipase A2 inhibitor and Ly6/PLAUR domain-containing protein-like, which produces MKVSFTLCILLAFIDAGSSLQCEVCHEIGESCSSPMKTCDIGNDTCGIIKHEAVHESKRIVITQKSCLHSNSCQTDPISVNFGNGRTQRSGITCCVGEACKTASDPLPPMNTVPNGLQCPACYTENSYQCSEDTVRCTGAQTQCLDMAGKITIGILPLKTARKGCTTKSECTAPKGEKGFDVDLVRFECKPASSRGHNALGFAPRVAALLLPPVKAYLGAAAFLIFPAGLGTLAHSCCAEATLSAACTWHFLQLFSPCRDSLFSTGISLP; this is translated from the exons ATGAAGGTTTCCTTCACCCTCTGCATCCTCTTGGCTTTCATAGATGCAG GGAGCTCTCTTCAGTGTGAGGTTTGCCATGAAATAGGGGAGAGCTGTTCCAGCCCCATGAAAACCTGCGATATTGGCAATGATACCTGTGGCATCATAAAGCACGAAGCTGTACATG AATCAAAGAGGATTGTGATAACCCAAAAGTCCTGCCTGCACTCCAACAGTTGCCAAACAGACCCTATTAGTGTGAACTTTGGGAATGGAAGAACACAAAGGAGCGGAATCACCTGCTGTGTGGGAGAAGCCTGTAAAACAGCATCTGACCCAT TGCCACCAATGAACACCGTGCCCAATGGCCTGCAGTGCCCAGCATGCTACACTGAGAATTCTTaccagtgcagtgaagacactgtgcgTTGTACTGGAGCCCAGACCCAGTGTCTTGATATGGCTGGGAAAATAACCATTG GCATACTACCCCTAAAAACTGCAAGGAAGGGCTGCACCACCAAGTCTGAGTGCACTGCTCCAAAAGGGGAGAAAGGGTTCGATGTGGACCTTGTGAGGTTTGAGTGCAAACCAGCCTCCAGCAGAGGCCACAATGCTCTTGGATTTGCCCCTCGCGTCGCCGCCCTCCTCCTTCCACCCGTCAAGGCTTATCTTGGTGCAGCTGCTTTCTTGATCTTCCCTGCAGGTCTTGGGACACTTGCCCACAGTTGCTGTGCTGAAGCCACTCTATCTGCTGCTTGCACATGGCACTTTCTGCAGTTGTTTTCCCCTTGCAGGGACTCTCTGTTTTCTACTGGAATCTCTCTGCCTTAG